One genomic region from Carettochelys insculpta isolate YL-2023 chromosome 4, ASM3395843v1, whole genome shotgun sequence encodes:
- the HOPX gene encoding homeodomain-only protein isoform X1, which translates to MAGEAPARLTPEQLHVLEVNFCRGNRHPDPATLCLVAAEAGLSEQRTLATYSPRLGFPCHYGKSNQPPQHLCQSLGQTEDTHANAQTSQLLYQPGPTNPSKGMVQAAPSRVEEVRRAPFRVRLRHRLRQTAPLPTL; encoded by the exons atgGCCGGCGAGGCGCCGGCGCGTCTCACGCCCGAGCAGCTGCACGTCCTGGAGGTCAACTTCTGCCGCGGCAACCGGCACCCGGACCCCGCCACGCTGTGTCTCGtcgcggccgaggcggggctctcGGAGCAGCGGACCCTG gccacttacagccccaggctgggatttccttgtCACTatggcaaatccaaccagccaccccagcacctctgccagtcccTTGGCCAGACAGAAGACACACATGCAAAtgcacagacttcccagctgttaTACCAGCCCGGACCAACAAACCCAAGCAAAG GAATGGTTCAAGCAGCGCCTAGCAGAGTGGAGGAAGTCAGAAGGGCTCCCTTCAGAGTGCGGCTCCGTCACAGACTAAGGCAGACAGCACCTCTTCCTACTCTCTGA
- the HOPX gene encoding homeodomain-only protein isoform X2 translates to MAGEAPARLTPEQLHVLEVNFCRGNRHPDPATLCLVAAEAGLSEQRTLEWFKQRLAEWRKSEGLPSECGSVTD, encoded by the exons atgGCCGGCGAGGCGCCGGCGCGTCTCACGCCCGAGCAGCTGCACGTCCTGGAGGTCAACTTCTGCCGCGGCAACCGGCACCCGGACCCCGCCACGCTGTGTCTCGtcgcggccgaggcggggctctcGGAGCAGCGGACCCTG GAATGGTTCAAGCAGCGCCTAGCAGAGTGGAGGAAGTCAGAAGGGCTCCCTTCAGAGTGCGGCTCCGTCACAGACTAA